TCCGCGCCGCCGGAATGCTTCCGGTCGGCGTCCACGGGGGCGGCGACCGCCTCGAGATCATCCGCGGAGACGCGTTCTACCAGTCGTACATCTGCCACCTGCCGCGCTCCGTGATCGAGCTGGCCCAGTCGGGACGCCTCTCGATGCTGTCGGCGATGCTCTTCCCCTCGACGTGCGACGTGATCCGCAACCTTTCCGGCGTGTGGCGGCTCCTCTATCCCGAGCTCTACGTGCGGTATCTCGACCTGCCGCAGGTCCCGGAGCGCGCGATCGCCGCCGACTTCTGGGAATCGGAGCTGCGCTCCCTGTTCCTCGACCTGTGCGAGATCGCGGGCACGCGGCCGAGCCAGACTCGCCTCCGCCAGGAAATCCGCGTCGAAAACGAGCTGCGCGCGGTCATCGGCCGGCTCTACCGCCTCCGCCGCGACGCGCCCGAGAAGGTGCCGACCGAAGAACTCTACACGCTGCTGCGGGCGGGGGAAGTCGTTCCGGCGGGGATATTCCTCGCCAGGGCCCGGGACTATCTCGCGGCCGCCGAGGCGGAGCCCGGCCGCAAGCGCGACCGCGTGCGGGTCGTCGTCGCCGGCGCGTTCTGCGAGCCTCCGCCGCTCGGCCTCATCAAGACGATCGAGCGCGCGGGGTGTTCGATCGTCGACGACGACTTCCTTCTGGGAAACCGCCTCGTCGCCGAGGAGGTTCCGTCCGACGGCGATCCGATCCGCGAGCTCGCCGAGGCGTTCGTGCGCTCGGCCCGAAAGACGTCGATCCTCTACGAGGGGCGGGCCGAGGGGAAGCGCGAGCTGATCGCGCGCCGCGTGGCGGACGCCCGCGCGGACGGCGTCATCTTCGCGTCGGCGAGCTTCTGCGATCCCGCCCTCCTCGACCGGCCGATGCTCCGCGCCGGAGCGGAAGCGGCCGGCGTTCCGTCGATCGCGTTCAAGTTCGCGGAGAACACGGGCCAGTTCCAGCAGTTCCGGGAGCTCGCCGGGACCTTCGCGGACTCGATCAAGCTGTGGGGGAAGACATGACCGAGATCGCCAAGGATCGTTCCATGGAGATCCAGAAGGAGATGCTCGCCGACCACTACCGGCGCCTCGAGGACGCGCCGAAATCGGGCGAGCCGGTCGTCTACACGTTCGTTCCCGGAAACCTGAACGAGCTCGTGCGCTCCTTCGACGCGCTCCCGGTCTTCCCCGAGATCAACGCGCTCCAGTCCGCGATGCGCGGGAAGAGCGCGGGCTACATCGCGACGGCGGAGAAGGCGGGCCATTCCGAGGACGTCTGCTCGTACGTCAAATGCGACGTGGGGATGGCGCGCTCCGGGAACGTCGGCCCGACCGGGACCCGTCTGCCGCGGCCCGACCTCCTCCTCCTCTCCTACACGGGGTGCTACACGTTCATGAAGTGGTTCGAGCTCCTGCGCGAGGAATACGACTGCCCGGTCGTCTTCGTCCAGGTGCCGTACCAGGGGGACGGGTCGATCACGCCCGGGCATCGCGCGTACGTCGCGCGGCAGATCCGCGAGACCGTGATCCCGGCGCTCGAGCGGCTGACGGGGAAGCCGTACGACGAGGGACGCCTCCGGGAGAGCCTCGCCCGGAGCGCGCGCGCCGAGGAGGACCTCGTCGCGGTGTTCGAGTCGGCGATGCGGAGGCCGAGCCCGATCGACGCCTACTTCGGCGCCGTCTATTACGTCGGCCCGATCTTCTCGGCGTTCCGCGGCA
The nucleotide sequence above comes from Thermoanaerobaculia bacterium. Encoded proteins:
- the bcrB gene encoding benzoyl-CoA reductase subunit B, coding for MTEIAKDRSMEIQKEMLADHYRRLEDAPKSGEPVVYTFVPGNLNELVRSFDALPVFPEINALQSAMRGKSAGYIATAEKAGHSEDVCSYVKCDVGMARSGNVGPTGTRLPRPDLLLLSYTGCYTFMKWFELLREEYDCPVVFVQVPYQGDGSITPGHRAYVARQIRETVIPALERLTGKPYDEGRLRESLARSARAEEDLVAVFESAMRRPSPIDAYFGAVYYVGPIFSAFRGTEEGAEYYRTLREEVEERARQGLGPSTPSGVLTRQKYRLVVEGPPNWTHFRDFWKLFSDEGAVVVASTYSKVGGTYDFGFRHDMEDPLGTLADYCGGCYTNIDLPGRVRMLADYVERYSADGFVIHSVKSCNSFSAGQLTILREVEKRTGVPGAFFESDLVDPRYFSPANLKNRLESYLQMIEARRGAAAR
- the bcrC gene encoding benzoyl-CoA reductase subunit C; this translates as MNRAPSPAPTRVAIVDWAAETAGDLDFSAAREWLAEDPSRRAAGYLPVYAPREVIRAAGMLPVGVHGGGDRLEIIRGDAFYQSYICHLPRSVIELAQSGRLSMLSAMLFPSTCDVIRNLSGVWRLLYPELYVRYLDLPQVPERAIAADFWESELRSLFLDLCEIAGTRPSQTRLRQEIRVENELRAVIGRLYRLRRDAPEKVPTEELYTLLRAGEVVPAGIFLARARDYLAAAEAEPGRKRDRVRVVVAGAFCEPPPLGLIKTIERAGCSIVDDDFLLGNRLVAEEVPSDGDPIRELAEAFVRSARKTSILYEGRAEGKRELIARRVADARADGVIFASASFCDPALLDRPMLRAGAEAAGVPSIAFKFAENTGQFQQFRELAGTFADSIKLWGKT